A stretch of Heptranchias perlo isolate sHepPer1 chromosome 1, sHepPer1.hap1, whole genome shotgun sequence DNA encodes these proteins:
- the otop1 gene encoding proton channel OTOP1, with protein MDEGCRLEVLCHRKRCSSKCSAVEDQSFRKFTSDLPEACPLKNAVTLSAQYGINMFVLGLVLTVAAAFQKAGVAQEHILAYLSTLMAMQLAWMLWYFLRRHGKRGLVTDKDAHAGPRWLRGGLTLFAILSLVLDMFKIGYYIGYSSCLTAAKGVFPVVHAVHTLSQVYFLWFHAKDVIQTFQIIERFGMIHAVFTNLLLWVNGVVAESKHQLSDHKKRLAALGYANITVEKAGPNCNCTTNACAVFYKGFYYMYPFNIEYHVFASAMLYIMWKNVGRKLEDHKPHKLMFKTHYSILPGPVLGAAVFAATIGIFIVYSIKVGYSKDHRKSAVAMFYLYGITVLSLMSAAATTGLAIYRIDKRSVDCSKNPTRKLDSYLLVSTACASWLLSWCSIVAAISAEARPYYTWLNLAFSTLVIIEKYIQNMFIIESLYRKRDKAEEEVGRIQGILAVSASNNLPLTASYCGIVNKALENSDQELSCAAPRRIPLTKPSLDRGDSSSVCSSQLTLSEDAVSFPLSRFRETEKLDKKRLVLKNVAAFLFLCNISFWILPAFGARPQFDNGLEENVYGFETWILIVNLAMPFAIFYRMHASASLFEVFCVT; from the exons ATGGATGAAGGGTGCAGATTAGAGGTTCTGTGTCACCGCAAGCGGTGCTCCAGCAAGTGTTCAGCAGTAGAAGATCAAAGCTTCAGGAAGTTCACTAGCGACCTACCAGAGGCCTGCCCTCTGAAAAATGCCGTTACCCTGAGCGCTCAGTACGGCATCAACATGTTTGTGCTGGGCCTGGTGCTGACGGTGGCAGCGGCATTTCAGAAAGCCGGAGTGGCACAGGAGCACATCTTAGCCTACCTCAGCACCCTCATGGCGATGCAGCTGGCATGGATGCTCTGGTACTTCTTAAGAAGGCACGGAAAGAGAGGGCTGGTCACGGATAAAGATGCCCACGCCGGACCAAGGTGGTTGAGAG GTGGTTTAACCTTGTTTGCCATCTTGAGTTTAGTTCTGGATATGTTTAAAATTGGATACTACATTGGATATTCAAGTTGTCTCACAGCCGCCAAAGGTGTCTTTCCTGTGGTCCATGCAGTGCACACACTCTCCCAG GTGTATTTCCTTTGGTTTCATGCAAAGGATGTCATTCAAACTTTCCAAATTATTGAAAG aTTTGGAATGATTCATGCTGTCTTTACCAACCTGTTGTTGTGGGTGAACGGTGTAGTTGCAGAGTCAAAACATCAGCTGAGTGACCACAAAAAGCGACTGGCAGCACTTGGCTATGCCAACATAACTGTGG AAAAGGCTGGACCAAATTGCAACTGTACCACAAATGCATGTGCTGTTTTCTACAAAGGTTTCTATTACATGTACCCCTTCAACATTGAATACCACGTATTTGCATCTGCCATGCTTTATATCATGTGGAAGAATGTCGGACGCAAACTTGAAGACCACAAACCTCACAAACTCATGTTTAAGACACACTACAGCATATTGCCAGGACCAGTTCTGGGAGCTGCTGTATTCGCAGCCACAATAGGAATTTTTATTGTGTACAGCATAAAGGTGGGATATTCAAAAGACCATCGAAAGTCCGCTGTGGCTATGTTTTACTTATACGGTATCACAGTACTTAGCTTAATGTCTGCAGCAGCTACAACCGGCCTGGCCATTTATAGAATAGACAAAAGATCGGTAGATTGTTCCAAAAACCCCACCAGAAAGCTGGATAGCTACCTTCTGGTCAGCACAGCATGTGCCTCCTGGCTCCTGTCTTGGTGCTCTATCGTGGCGGCGATTTCTGCAGAAGCCCGCCCATATTACACGTGGCTGAACTTAGCCTTTTCCACATTAGTCATCATTGAGAAATACATACAAAACATGTTTATAATCGAATCCCTTTACCGTAAACGCGATAAAGCTGAAGAGGAAGTCGGAAGGATCCAGGGGATCCTTGCAGTTTCAGCTTCCAATAACCTTCCTCTGACAGCCTCATATTGTGGCATTGTCAATAAAGCCTTGGAGAATTCCGATCAAGAGTTGTCTTGTGCGGCTCCCCGGCGCATCCCTCTGACCAAACCATCGCTCGATCGAGGTGACAGCAGCAGCGTATGCAGTAGTCAGCTCACTCTTTCCGAAGACGCTGTTTCCTTTCCTCTGTCGAGATTCAGGGAAACGGAAAAACTGGACAAAAAGAGACTAGTACTGAAGAACGTCGCCGCGTTTCTGTTCCTGTGCAATATTTCG tttTGGATACTTCCAGCTTTTGGAGCTCGGCCCCAGTTTGACAATGGTTTGGAAGAAAATGTTTATGGCTTTGAAACGTGGATTCTAATCGTAAATCTTGCAATGCCTTTTGCTATTTTCTACCGCATGCATGCATCTGCATCACTTTTTGAGGTGTTCTGTGTAACTTAA